One genomic window of Arvicola amphibius chromosome 4, mArvAmp1.2, whole genome shotgun sequence includes the following:
- the LOC119811403 gene encoding keratin-associated protein 9-3-like, whose product MTNSCCLPCCQPTCPSCCKTTCCTTTCCKPTCVTSCCCPPCCKPSCCKITCCKTTCCKPTCVTSCCQPCCKPSCCETTCCKTTCCKPTCVTSCCCPPCCKPSCCETTCCKTTCCKPTCVTSCCCPPCCQPSCCETTCCKTTCCKPTCVTSCCKPCCKPSCCETTCCKTTCCKPSCVTGCCCPPCCQPSCCETTCCKTTCCKPTCVTSCCCPPCCHPSCCEICYCQPCCGESCCCQPCCCEPCCCQPCCCEPCCCQPCCCELCCCEPCCCPTCCEKTCC is encoded by the exons ATGACCAACTCCTGCTGCTTGCCTTGCTGCCAGCCAacctgt cccagctgtTGCAAAACCACCTGCTGCACAACCACCTGTTGTAAACCAACCTGTGTGACCAGCTGTTGTTGTCCACCCTGCTGCAAGCCCAGCTGCTGTAAAATCACTTGCTGCAAGACCACCTGCTGTAAGCCAacctgtgtgaccagctgctgccagccctgctgcaaGCCCAGCTGCTGTGAAACCACCTGCTGCAAGACCACCTGCTGTAAGCCAACCTGTGTGACCAGCTGTTGCTGTCCACCCTGCTGcaagcccagctgctgtgagACCACCTGCTGCAAGACCACCTGCTGTAAGCCAACCTGTGTGACCAGCTGTTGCTGTCCaccctgctgccagcccagctgctgtgaaaccacctgctgcaagaccacctgctgtaagccaacctgtgtgaccagctgctgcaagccctgctgcaaGCCCAGCTGCTGTGAAACCACCTGCTGCAAGACCACCTGCTGTAAGCCATCCTGCGTGACAGGCTGTTGCTGTCCaccctgctgccagcccagctgctgtgaaaccacctgctgcaagaccacctgctgtaagccaacctgtgtgaccagctgctgctgTCCACCCTGCTGCCATCCCAGCTGCTGTGAAATCTGCTACTGCCAGCCCTGCTGCGGTGAGTcctgctgctgccagccctgctgctgtgagccctgctgctgccagccctgctgctgtgagccctgctgctgccagccctgtTGCTGTGAGCTCTGCTGCTGTGAGCCCTGCTGCTGCCCAACCTGCTGTGAAAAGACCTGCTGCTAG
- the LOC119811402 gene encoding keratin-associated protein 10-1-like — protein MANSCCLPCCQPSCSTTSCCKPTCVTSCCQPCCKPSCCETTCCKTTCCKPTCVTSCCCPPCCKPSCCETTCCKTTCCKPTCVTSCCYPPCCKPSCCETTCCKTTCCKPTCVTSYCYPPCCQPSCCETTCCKTTCCKPTCVNSCCCPPCCKPSCCETTCCKTTSCKPTCVTSCGCPPCCKPSCCETTCCKTTCCKPTCVTSCCCPPCCKPSCCETICCKPTCVTSCCCPPCCKPSCCETTCCKTTYCKPTCVNSCCCPPCCQPSCCETTCCKTTCCKPTCVTSCCCTPCCQPSCCETTCCKTTCCKPTCVTSCCCPPCCKPSCCETTCCKTTSCKPTCVTSCCCPPCCKPSCCETTCCKTTCCKPTCVTSCCCTPCCQPSCCEICYCRPCCCEPCCCQPCCCEPCCCQPCCCESCCCQPSYSGASSPAAESSCCQAYCSSTFQLNNAQTTVLVSHQSLYVPWSSEAMTTRKTISHLDGMQIHSLSLSFLSSTGEGLLTGAWVCLPEKGYTGMSLPSSIEGFPIAE, from the exons ATGGCCAACTCCTGCTGCTTGCCTTGCTGCCAGCCTTCCTGCAGCACGACCAGCTGCTGTAAGCCAacctgtgtgaccagctgctgccagccctgctgtaAGCCCAGCTGCTGTGAAACCACCTGCTGCAAGACCACCTGTTGTAAGCCAACgtgtgtgaccagctgctgctgTCCACCCTGCTGCAAGCCCAGCTGCTGTGAAACCACCTGCTGCAAGACCACCTGTTGTAAGCCAACgtgtgtgaccagctgctgctATCCACCCTGCTGcaagcccagctgctgtgagACCACCTGCTGCAAGACCACCTGCTGTAAGCCAACCTGTGTGACCAGCTACTGCTATCCaccctgctgccagcccagctgctgtgaaACCACCTGCTGCAAGACCACCTGCTGTAAGCCAACCTGTGTGAACAGCTGTTGCTGTCCACCCTGCTGcaagcccagctgctgtgagACCACCTGTTGCAAGACCACCAGCTGTAAGCCAACCTGTGTGACCAGCTGCGGCTGTCCACCCTGCTGcaagcccagctgctgtgagaccacctgctgcaagaccacctgctgtaagccaacctgtgtaaccagctgctgctgtccaccctgctgcaagcccagctgctgtgagACCATCTGTTGTAAGCCAacctgtgtgaccagctgctgctgtccaccctgctgcaagcccagctgctgtgagACCACCTGCTGCAAGACCACCTACTGTAAGCCAACCTGTGTGAACAGCTGTTGCTGTCCACcttgctgccagcccagctgctgtgagaccacctgctgcaagaccacctgctgtaagccaacctgtgtgaccagctgctgctgcacaccctgctgccagcccagctgctgtgagaCCACCTGTTGCAAGACCACCTGCTGTAAGCCAACCTGTGTGACTAGCTGCTGCTGTCCACCCTGCTGcaagcccagctgctgtgagACCACCTGTTGCAAGACCACCAGCTGTAAGCCAacctgtgtgaccagctgctgctgtccaccctgctgcaagcccagctgctgtgagACCACCTGTTGCAAGACCACCTGCTGTAAGCCAACCTGTGTGACCAGCTGTTGCTGCACACCCTGCTGTCAACCCAGCTGTTGTGAAATCTGCTACTGTCGGCCTTGCTGTTGtgagccctgctgctgccagccctgctgctgtgagccctgctgctgccagccctgctgctgtgagtcctgctgctgccagcccagctacT CTGGTGCTTCCAGCCCTGCTGCTGAGTCCAGCTGCTGCCAGGCCTACTGCTCATCAACTTTCCAGCTGAACAATGCCCAGACAACTGTCCTTGTGTCTCACCAGTCTCTCTATGTCCCATGGTCTTCTGAGGCTATGACCACTCGGAAGACTATCAGTCACCTTGATGGAATGCAAATCCACTCACTctcactctcctttctctct AGCACAGGTGAGGGActgcttacaggagcatgggtgtgCCTCCCTGAAAAAGGCTACACTGGAATGTCTTTACCTAGCAGCATTGAGGGCTTTCCCATAGCTGAATAG